In the Equus caballus isolate H_3958 breed thoroughbred chromosome 14, TB-T2T, whole genome shotgun sequence genome, GTAACTGTGCTCTTGGCTTCCTGGAAAACTGATTTTCACATAAGAAGTGTGAAACAAACCATTCCAAATTACTAAGCAGCAGCCCTGGCTGTCTCTGTGCAGAAAAAGGGAGGAAAGTGCCTCCTGGTGAgacagggaagcagagagaatggAGTACTGGGGTCAGGGCATGGGATGGCCTTGGGCTTCTGGGGGTGGTTTTGCTCCCAAAGTCTCTTCACTTcccaggatgggggaggggatgaaTGGCCTTGTGAGAGTGACTGGTGGCCTCCTGGGACCCAGCTGTACCTTGCCATCATTACCTCATCTGCCATCATCCTGGTGCTGTGAAGCTTGATCCCTGCTCATGTCCTCTCAGGTTTCTGTTGCCGCCTTAGAAGAGAGACACTTTGTTTCCCAGGTGTCCTCTTGATTCGGGACAGGTATATGTTGCCTGTGTTCTTCCTCCTGCCCAGGGTAGCAGCATTCCCAGCCCTACCCTCCCACACACATCCCTTTGGTTATTTCCCGTAACCTTTGACCTGGGCTTAGAGGCTTGCTGTGGAATCCTGGGACCAGAGCCTAAGCCTTTCCTGGGAAAATTCCTAGGATTCCTCCTCGGACTCAAGGACAGTTGCGCTTTGACCAGGGTTCTGGCCAGAGGCCTCTGCTCTGGCTATTTAAGGCCCAGGCTGCTTAGAGTAGCTAGAGCTGGGGGTAGAGCAGTTTGTGCCAGGAACGTGGGTGGAGAAGGCTCCCAGTGGTGCGATGACTCCTGGGTCCATTGCTCACCGACTTAATGGAGGGCTGGAGCACTCCTGGGGAGTGGGCTTCCCGTCTGCCTGTCCGAGTGCTCAGGCCAGTGGGTGCTAGGCATGGGAGCCTAGCAGAGAAAAGTGTCCAAAGTCCAAGGCACCAGGGAACTCTGTGGAAGGCCTGGGGTGCAGGGCTGCTCTTTGTCAAGGATTCAGGAGCCAGATACTTATGGTGGGTTatcctctctgctcccaccctGACAACTAGCCTAGTTTGAGGGGTTTGATCTCAGGGTTCTTTATTCACCCACAGCTTCCTCGGCTCTATTGGTCCTGACATTCAGCAGATTTCCAATTCCTTCTGGATAAAATCCTGTTTTTATGTGGTCAAGCCATGAGACATTGTTTCTCTCCAAAACCCATCTCTCTTCTTGGTAAAAGGGGCAGCTCCTCTGGGCTGGCAATCAGAGCTGCTTCAGAAGGCTCAGACTGAGCATTTCCTGGTCAGAAAAGGACGTCCTGACGTCCTACTTATCCGCTGGGCTGCAGAACAAAATGCCATTCTCCACTTTGTTCTGGAcagccgggcatggaggaacagAGCCGGCCTGAGCAGTTATTTCGGTGGTTGTCTTTGATGTGCCCAAGAAATGATGACACAGAAGCCTGGGACCTGGCTCAGGAGCCAAAAGCTTGTTAGTGATTAGAGAGGGGATAATGGCCCTGTGGAGTTTCCCATTATGTACGTAGAGCTCAGGGCTGTCAGCTCTCTTTCCTGGAGGTTTGAGGACAGAGCCCCCTGAGCCGGCACCCCAGGAAGTTGTGTGTGTGCAAGGGCCCAAAGCAGCTGGGTCTACCTCTCACCGGAGTCCGAGTTAAGTTGTGCAGCCTGAAGGCTCCTCCCTCGAAGCAATCTCCTGTGGTCTCCATGCTCCAAGAATGGAGACTTGGGTGTATTGTCCTTCCAGCTCACTCTCCTACCAGATCTGGGGTTGCAGACTGTCAGGCCATGGGCCACATCCAATCCCCAACATGTTTTGTTGGGCCCTCATGGTATTTTCAATTTGTATTGGTTGCCAACCTTTAAAAATGAGGGggtttcacataaaaatctagatttctggagtctcttgaaaaactggaagGTTTGGCAACACTACGCCTGGATTCCCACAGTTGGCTGGCGTCACAGAACCATGGCCATGGTGGACCGAGCCCAGGCTCTGCAGTTCCCCACCATTCCGGCCTCTCCCCGGGGGACCCCACACTCGGCCAAGTCAGCAGGTCTTTTATCCAGCAGGCAGTGGAGTGATGTGGCTGGAAGCATGGGTTTGCAGTCATACTGTCTCCATTCAGATCCAGGCTTCACCCTCCTGAGCGGTGTGGTcgtgggcaaattacttaatctcttggCACCCTAATTGTCTCATCTGCACGGTGGGGGTAATATTACAGCCTACCCCACAGGCTGTGATCCGTGGACTAAATGAGATTAGTTAGAGTCAACCCTGGTGAGCACTCGATAACTGCTAGCTATTGTTTTCATTGTTACTATATTGCTTCCCTTCCCTCATTTATAGTACCTGCCTGGCCTCTACAGCCATTTGAGCTTAGATTGAATTAGACTGAGCCCCCGAGGTCAAGGATCTGGTGTCCTCATCTTTTCACTGGCAGCCctcccagtgccaggcacacagcagatgTGCCCAGTGATTGTATGTTGAGTGACTGAGTAACTGAGTCGGGAGCCTTGTAAGATTAGGGGAGACACTAGAGCAGAGTGGTTGGGGCAAGGGCTTGGCTGCTCTCAAATCCCTGCTCTGCCCTGATTAGTTCTCTAGCTTCTGtgcacctcagtttcctgacctttaaaatggggataataatggtgtCTGCCCCCCAGGGCGGGGAAGGACTGTGTGGGAGACTAAATAACTCGGCTCAGCTCACACAGGGTGGTCCTCAGTGGGCTGCTGGTGTCATCATTTGACATCCGTTCCTTCCTTTGGTTGTAAACACAAACTACTTTCCACAcgttttccttctctccttgtcCTTGCTCTCCTCGCTTTCTCCCTGTTCCTCGACACTCAGAGTTTTACTTCAGAGACTAGCAGTCAAgattcttttagttgcaagtaCTAGATAGCGCCACTCAACTGGCTTAAGCAGTAAAGGGAGATCTGGCCAGGGCTAAAGGGAAAAGCCCAGAGGTAGGGCAGAGCCTGGCTCTACTCTGTGATGTTCTTGGCTCTGCCATCCTCTGTGAGTGGGCTTCAGGCTTAGGCTAGCTCCCCTAATGGTGACAAGATGGTCATAAAGGTTCTCTCCTCCTGGGTCACTTGCCTATACCTGAACCAATCGTGGGATCATGCTGATTGGCTTGGGACTATTAGGACCCACCCCTGGAGTTGGTGTTGAGGCCTTCCCTGCCAAATTTTAGGGCTGGTGGCCAGGTAGCCAGTGAGAGACCTGAAGTTTCTCTCTGAGTCATGGTAGCTAAGACATGCCAGTGCTGCTTTGGTGCTTTGGGTGCTCCTAGGCTGCGACCCCACACAGGTCAGCAGAGACACCTGGGGCGGGCACCTTGGAGTGAGTGGTGCACCTTGGATCACATGTTGTCGATGCCAAATACAGGATCAGGGAGCTTGGCATTAGTGAGAGTCACACCTCAGTAGAGGTGGGAGGTCAGATCAGTCTCCTGAGATCAGGTAACAGCACCCTGCCCCCATCAGGACCAGTGGCCATTcttctgtgtgtgtacatgtgtgtgttcaCACGCTCTGGAGATTGACACTCCTATGCCTGAGGCTCCTGAAGGCATTGATTACCCCAGGTCTGTGGCCCCTGGAGTGACAGAGTGCAGCCTGGGCAACAACTTGGGAATGAAGACCTGCCTGAACTCCACACACTTCTGGAGTGAGAGCTGAGCTGTGTGAGCGAAGGCAGGCAGGGCCCGCTGAGCGTGGATGGGTGGGCTTATGTGAGACCCCCGAGTGCTGCTGTTAGCCTTTGGAGCCTGGAACTGTAAGAAAGTGGGGTAAACTCAGGAATAGGATGGTTTTTGTTTCTGGGCAAGTACTCTGCAGTGgagcgtgtgtgtgagtgtgcgtgcgCGTGTGTGGTTTCCAGACACAGCTGACTGGGTGGGTTTTGGCGGCAGACTACAGGATGTTGGATTGCATCCTGATTGTGTCACCCTTGGAAGAAGAGGATGAATAAACACATAGCCTTCTTTGCAAGCGCAGCATGCCTTAAAGTTTGGAGATTTTCAGTCTCGCCTGAAAAGAAGAAAGCTCTAGACTAACTATTCTGTCCTCCATTTGATCCTCAAGCTGCTGCGAGCAGGTGGAACAGAGACTCAATAACGAAGCTCTGTGTGAGGTGGGCAGATGCCCCTGATGCTGCAGCAGTTGAAGATGGTGTTCAGTAATTTATGAATGGTAGTGTTGTCTAGCATGTTGGGCTTAGTggtgggagggtgggaaggaTGGAAAACCTGACCTCCCCCAGCCTGAAGCCAACTCTGTGGAGCTTATGGGAGAGTTGGAGAACCAGGATGCATTAAAAAAGGACAACTACTAGTTGAAGGAAATAGGGTCACAGCCAAGTGAGGGCTCTGGAACGTCAGCACTTAGGGGCCAGGTCAGAGCAGGTGCGGGGGAAAAAGTAGAGTGAGCTCTGGAGCCCAGGGAAGGGGCTGAGTTTGTAAAGTGCATTCAGAGGAAACCAGCTGGGTGGGAACTAAGCCTGTGAGGAAAGCCTCAGACTGTGGAGGGCCTGCGATGCCATGCCAGGGACTTTGGGTCTGACCCAGAACATCTTATGCTCCATTTACTGTTTTTGATGTGGGCTCCAATGAGAGGAAGCTGCCTTTGGGGCCTCTCTGTTGGGTTATGTTTGCAGCCCGGGAGGGGTGTTGGGGGAGGACCTGGGCTTGAGTGGGGAGGTTGTGACATGATGCCCTGGGGATAGTAGATAGGGAGAAAGGGTCAGCTATAAGAATAGAGGCTCTGTTGAGAGAGGGTTGTTGAGAGAGCAGGTTTAGGGGTAACCCCAGTTTCTTTGAGGGGATAGTACAACTACCCAAATGGGCCACGTGGGGTCTAGGCTGCCAGCAAACACACTTGGGTGTCATCAATGCAGAGCTACAGTGATTGAGCCCAGGGGCAGTGTTGCGGGGGATGCATGATTAGTGGAGACGAGAAAGGGGTTTGGGTGCCAGGGGCTATGGTTGGGAGGAAAGAATGGTTGGAGGGGTTCAGGCTGAGGCCACAGTCTGCGGCTGCAGAGAGGTCAAGAAGAGCTCAAGAGCGGATCCCTctgtgggagggcagggagccAGCGCCCTGCATCTGGTCTTGAGCCCCCCTCTGCCCACTGTGCCCATATCCACATTGACATAAGGGCTGCCACGGTCCTAATCAGTAGCTTCTGGGGCTGTCTTCAGTTGGGCCTGTTTCCTCCCCTCTGGAGCCGTGGGCAGGATGGCAGGATGAGACTCAGACCCACTGCCCTTTCCTGTCCTTGCTCTTTCTAGCTGGCAGTCAGGGCAGAGGGGCTCAGAATGGAGGAGGCATGTTTCTGCCCAACATGGAGCTGTCTGGGGCCTGCCCTCGAGAGGGGCCAAACACGGGAAGGCTGAGCCTGGGAACCTTCCCTCGGAGGATAGCATTTTACCCCTATTCCCAGGGAAGCCACAGAAACCATCTACACAAATTGGAGTCCAACCTTGACCCTCTGCTTTGGGTCCTTGTGGTTTCTTTTTATAGTGCTGtgggccagctccagtggcccCGGTTCACTCGGGAccttctgcctgcctctctgctAAAGCTGGGCCTCCACATTCTCATCCAAAATCCTCTGTCTAAATAACTAGGGTTAGGGTGGGGTTGGGAgtaggggaggaggtgggggtaggggtgggtgtGAGAGGGTAGCATGAGCGAGAGGCTGGGAGTCCCTGGAGAACAGCAGGGTGGCAGCAGGGAGGATGCCTCAGAGACCAGCCCTCAGACCCAGTGGTGGTCTGAGTGAGCGCTGGTCCCTGTAGCAGTGCCGGTGTATGCGTTCCACGCTTGGGTGCGTGAGGAGCAAGGGGTGCACGTGGAGGACCGTGAGCCTGGCCTCATGGGGAAGGCCCCCCGATGGAGCACATATGTGAGGAGGCTGGGCCAGACCTGTCTCTGCTcaagttctgcttcagtaggAGGGTATGTGAGGCCCGGGAGGGGGCTGCAAGAACACACACATTCTCCAGTCTTGGCCTCTTGAAATCTTTAAGATCCAGGGACCATCTGGGGCCTCCTCCTGTGGGAGGACAGGTGAGCCGTCAGGGGTAGCAGTCATAGGTCCTGGGGCCATCCATGCCAGGAGATGCCCCAGGCTTTGGCAACCCTCATCCGTCAAGTGGAGCAGAGCCTTGGGTGAAAGGGACCTTTCCCAGATGGTGCGCTGAGGCCCAATGGGCTCCCTCTGTGAAGACTCGGCCTGGAGTTGGAGCTCTGGTGCATTCACGCTGTGTCCTGAGATTTGAGGAGAATTTAGACAAGGGGGGGCGGTTGACTCAGGTTTAGCTTTCCCCCTACTTGGCCCCTCTTCCCCAGTGGGCTCACTGCCttgctctatttctttcttgGCAGAATGCAGAGCCAGAGCCCCGGAGCCTCTCCCTGGGCGGCCATGTGGGCTTCGACAGCCTCCCTGACCAGTTGGTCAGCAAGTCGGTCACTCAGGGCTTCAGCTTCAACATCCTCTGTGTGGGTGAGTGTCATGGCCTGGCCAGGGGGCACCCTCAGACAACACCAACGAGGACCTTCTGGGAGATAGGGTGCTGCTGCCCTGGCCACCTGTTGAGCTGCAAGGGGACCTCACAGGCAGAGCGACGCTTCTGGGGTCAAGATGAGGCTTTGATTGATGTCTCTGCCAGGGTCAAGGGCAGAGTTGGAGCCAGGGCCTGACTTAGAGTTGCCGTGAAGTGTAAACAGGATTAGACGTGTAAACTAAGAGTGTTTATCACAGAGATTTagattcatttgtttgtttagaaAAACATTTACTGTTGTTCCTACTATGTGTGCCCCTTTCTCTTGTATGGAGGCTGAGGATGTTCAGGCACCCACCCAGCCTAGCCAACAGCCAGGGACAGCCCCAGTTCCAGCCTTTGACAATCCCCTCCTTCCACTCCCCGCTCCCCAGGGGAGACTGGCATTGGCAAGTCCACACTGATGAACACGCTCTTCAACACGACCTTCGAGACCGAGGAAGCCAGTCACCATGAGGAGTGTGTGCGCCTGCGGCCCCAGACCTACGACCTCCAAGAGAGCAATGTGCAGCTCAAGCTGACCATCGTGGATGCTGTGGGCTTCGGGGATCAGATCAATAAGGATGAGAGGCAAGAGGCAGGAAGGGTGGCCCCGCCTAGTCTCATCCCCATCTCACTCATGTTGGCCTTGGCTTTAACACTTTGCCCAAGCACTCCTCATGCCAAGCTGCTCCCATATGAATAACCGAGCCCCACACTCCATGGGGGCCAGAGGAGGGCCTCTTGGGGGAATATCTGAGGTCCTGAGGACCCCTTGTGGGTCAAGAGAAGGGGTCAACCACCTGTACCCAGGCAGGGATTCCCAGGGAGAAGCTGTTTGTTCCTACAGAGAGAAGGCTGGTGGGCAGCCTGGCTTGGCTCCAAGCCGCACAGGTTGCGGCTCAGCTGCCTGCCTCCTAGGTGATGGAGCTGTCTGTAGTTACAGGCCTATAGTCGACTACATCGATGCGCAGTTTGAAAACTATCTGCAGGAGGAGCTGAAGATCCGCCGCTCACTCTTTGACTACCATGACACCAGGATCCACGTATGCCTCTACTTCATCACGCCCACAGGGCACTCCCTCAAGTCCCTAGATCTGGTGACCATGAAGAAACTAGATAGCAAGGTATGCACCTCCCACCCCAACTTATTCCATGGGCTCCATGGTCCTCCACTGAGGTGAGGTGGGGTGTGGTGGCTGCACTGTGACTGTCCACTACGGTCCTCAGGGGCTCCACTGGTTGGGGGCTTGCAGACAGCCTCCAACCTTGGGTTGGtcttctctctattttctcttaCCTCTGTCCCTATTGCTGCAGTGGGCCCCCATTGCTCTGGGCTCTTTCTCCAGAGCTCTGTCCTCTGGGTCTGGCCCTGAGCCCCTTCCTTCTAGCTGAATCGATTCTTATTCTCGGCCTCCTCCTCTTAGAGTTACCTCTCCCCCTCGGCCCTCTGACCCTCTCCCCAGAGCGTCCCAGTTCTCTCTCAGTTCCTTGTTCCTCTGCTCCCTTCACTTCCCTTGTCTTCCTGCTGGATTTCCCTTGGGGTCCTCCTGAGCCCACTAGAGAGAGGAGAGTTAAGGCCCAGATTTGAAGGCGAGTGAGAAGTAGGTAATGAGAGGGCAGCTTCATGGGGGCAACAGGAAGGGCTTGGGGTCCTGGAGGGCGTGTGGCCACACAGTCACCTGTTAGCTCTCACTTGAGTGCCATCCGCATCTCAGGAGTTAATTTTCACTGTGAAAACTGGGATACGCTTGGCCTAGGAGATTTTAAGGTCTTCCTGTGGCTACTGATGGGTCATCTTACCTGCTTACAGAGGAGCTCAGCCCCCGCTGCTGCTTCTGTCAGGCCCTAGGCCAGTGAAGACCTTCAGAGTACTCTGGGTCAAAGCTGCATATGCCCAGGGGTCTAATTTTGGGGCTGGATGGTGGTTTGGGGGGAATCGGGGCTGTAAGAAGCACTGCAGCCAATTGTTACGACCCATCAGAATGGCCCCAGGTGGCTGGGTTTGGGCCAAGACTACCCATGGGAGCAACAACTCCatctctctggcttcctgccccTCTGTCCAGGGATGTGGCCTGGGCAGGCTGTCCACAGTCAGGGAGTAACTAATCTGCTGCCCCCTCTTCCTTGATCCTGGCAGGTGAACATCATTCCCATCATTGCCAAGGCTGACACCATCTCCAAGAGTGAGCTCCACAAGTTCAAGATCAAGATCATGGGCGAGCTAGTCAGCAATGGAGTCCAGATCTACCAGTTTCCCACTGATGATGAGGCTGTTGCAGAGATTAATGCAGTCATGAATGTGAGCGCTGGGCAAGGGCCTTGGGACTCTGTGGCCAGAGGGCTTGGAGCCGGCACAGACTTCTGACAGCCCCGGGAGACTCGGTCCCCAGGATTCCAGCCTTAGCTTCTCCAGGACAGACGGGTGGGCATCTGGGAGCCAGCCAGTCCTTTGTCCTGTGGGAATCGGGTATTGTGCTGGTACTGGTGCTTCCTCAGGTTTCACAAGATACGGACTCAGGGCGGGGACCTGAAACCTGTAGGAGTAGGCAGGCAGGATGCCAGGCTGGGAACTTAGAAGAGAGCCAGGCCCACAAGATCTTTGAAGGAGCCTCTACTGGCCCCTGGGGAGCCCAAGGGCTGAAAGAATACGCTAGAAAACGTGGAAGGGGTATTGTGGGTTCAGCCCACTTCCCTTTTGGAGGTTCTAGGATACTTCTCTAAAAGACAGCCAGGAAGTGAGCATCTGGCTAGACCTTGTTCAGGTTTGGGCAACCTTCCCTGGGGCCCAGGGGCAGTGAAGGAGGGTCTGTTAGCTGTGTCAGCTCAGTGCTCATGCATGTGTGGGCCCCTTTCCAGGCACACCTGCCCTTTGCCGTGGTGGGCAGCACCGAGGAGGTGAAGGTGGGGAACAAGCTGGTCCGAGCACGGCAGTACCCTTGGGGAGTGGTGCAGGGTGAGTGTGGTGGGGAGTGCACATCCCCAGCTGGGGGCCTGAATTCAGCCCCTGTCCTGCCTTGCTGCCTGTAGCCCTGTCCTGTGTCCTCCCTGTGCCTATTTGTTACCTGCCCTGCCTCTGGAGTCAGCCTCTAGCACTCTGACCACTGTCTTGAGCCCTGTCCTCCCCGTGCCCTTATGTGTGCTTGCCTAATGCCCCATGAGCCCTTTGCTTTCAGTGGAGAATGAGAATCACTGCGACTTCGTCAAGCTCCGGGAGATGCTGATCCGGGTGAACATGGAGGACCTCCGTGAGCAGACCCACAGTCGGCACTATGAGCTCTACCGGCGCTGCAAATTGGAGGAGATGGGCTTCCAGGACAGTGACGGTGACAGCCAGCCCTTCAGGTGACAGCCTGCACAGGGAGTGAGCCTGTGTTCACATCCACAGCTAGACTTGCCATGCTGGCATCTGCTTCTGGGGTCTAGTGAGCCAGGGAGAGCAGCTGTTGGGACCCCAGCATCCTCTCAACCCCCCTGGAGCCCATGTGATTCTGCTTCTCTGCCTCTGCCCTACCCCATCCCACCAAAATCCCATTCTTGGCCTCTGTTCTCTGGGTCACCACAGCCTACAGGAGACATATGAGGCCAAGAGGAAGGAGTTCCTGAGTGAgctgcagaggaaggaggaagagatgagGCAGATGTTCGTCAACAAAGTGAAGGAGACGGAGCTGGagttgaaggagaaggaaagggaggtgAGTGCCGGGCTTGGGTGCTGTGGTGAGGCCAGATGAGGGAGGAGAGGGCCTGGCTTAGGTGGCAGGAGGGCCTGGGCACCTTCCTGGCCCACACGGAAGCCTGGGCTCCCTCATCTTCTGCTCCCAGCTCCACGAGAAGTTTGAGCACCTGAAGCGGGTCCACCAGGAGGAGAAGCGCAAGGTGGAGGAAAAGCGCCGGGAACTGGAGGAGGAGACCAATGCCTTCAACCGCAGGAAGGATGCGGTGGAGGCCCTTCAGTCTCAGGCCTTGCACGCCACCTCGCAGCAGCCCCTGAGGAAGGACAAGGACAAGAAGAAGTAGGTGGCGGGCTCCCTGGCCTGCTCTGGCTCTTGCTGTCTCCTGGGCACTCACTCTGTCCTGCTCTTGGCTCCTACTTTCGTTCTCACTCACTCTCACTCTCTTTCACTTGTTCATCATTTTGCTCTCTCATTTCACTTGCTTTCCTGCCTCGTTCTTGctcacctttctttttctttcactagGGATCTTGACATCTCAAGATACAAGTATCCGTGCACTATCTTGTATTCATGCACTCTCTTGTACCAGTgacctgccttcctctctctctctctctcttcttttcctgcagCCTCCTCAAGAGCTGAGGTTCTGAAGGCTGGGTCACACAGGCAGGGAGAGGCCCCCAAGAGAGTGGAGGGGTCTCAGGGAAGGTCTCTCAGGCCAGGAGAGGGACAGCATTTCCAGAAAGATTACAAAAGCTTCTGTGGTTTCTGCTTGGACAGCTATGGTGCATGCCCCTCAGTCTCGGAGGTGGTAGACATGGGACCCATATTGGCTGGTAGGTGGTGACTGAGAATAGTAGAGACTTGAGCCCAGTCAGCACTGACCCCCTGGAGACTATGATCACTACTTGGCTGAAGGAAGGACAGCAGCTCCCTGTCGGGGCTCTGTGAGTCCTGCTAGGGAGAGAGGCTGCCCTCAAGCAGAAGTTGGTTTTTCCCCCAGAGAGTAGacttggaggagagagaatgatgGAGGACAGCAAAGAGGCTTTATCCCAGCTTCCAGGAGTGCAGTCAACTTATTGGCCAGATGGGGGTAACTCTGAGTAACTTCCCCTGGTGTTTTTCATAGCCTGTTTCCAGCTGTCAGCTGGGTCCAGATGCCTTGGCTCCTGGGGATCTTGCTGTCCCATCCCACTTCATTCAGTGTCCCAACCACATCACACTATGTGGATCTCATCTATccttgcttctctctgcctctggcctGTGTTGGGTACCTTCCTTCTCTTGCCAAACCAGTAGCTAAGCAGGTGTACCCATCTTGGCCCTCATTCTTGGGCTCCTTGGAATCCCATTGCCTTCTGAAATGTTTGGGAATGTGTGTGcccagccccttccttccttggtgGCAGTGGAGCCTTGTGGTTAGAGCCATGCAGTGCATAGCTGTGGCGCCAGGATGCTGCTTCTGGCATTAGCACTCTCCCTGCCCCCCAATACTGTATTCCCTAATACATACTCAtccatgtacacacatacatgtacacatatgcTGTCTtaccctctctcctgccctccctcatACACAGATGCAGGCATATAACCACTAACACACAGAGCCCccagacacacatgcacagaggcACAGACACATCTAAGGAAAAGAAACT is a window encoding:
- the SEPTIN8 gene encoding septin-8 isoform X3, which encodes MAATDLERFPNAEPEPRSLSLGGHVGFDSLPDQLVSKSVTQGFSFNILCVGETGIGKSTLMNTLFNTTFETEEASHHEECVRLRPQTYDLQESNVQLKLTIVDAVGFGDQINKDESYRPIVDYIDAQFENYLQEELKIRRSLFDYHDTRIHVCLYFITPTGHSLKSLDLVTMKKLDSKVNIIPIIAKADTISKSELHKFKIKIMGELVSNGVQIYQFPTDDEAVAEINAVMNAHLPFAVVGSTEEVKVGNKLVRARQYPWGVVQVENENHCDFVKLREMLIRVNMEDLREQTHSRHYELYRRCKLEEMGFQDSDGDSQPFSLQETYEAKRKEFLSELQRKEEEMRQMFVNKVKETELELKEKERELHEKFEHLKRVHQEEKRKVEEKRRELEEETNAFNRRKDAVEALQSQALHATSQQPLRKDKDKKKSDIGVHQSGMSLSSSKVMMTKASVEPLNCSSWWPAIQCCSCLVRDATWREGFL
- the SEPTIN8 gene encoding septin-8 isoform X2, with the translated sequence MGRTQPVDTLNAEPEPRSLSLGGHVGFDSLPDQLVSKSVTQGFSFNILCVGETGIGKSTLMNTLFNTTFETEEASHHEECVRLRPQTYDLQESNVQLKLTIVDAVGFGDQINKDESYRPIVDYIDAQFENYLQEELKIRRSLFDYHDTRIHVCLYFITPTGHSLKSLDLVTMKKLDSKVNIIPIIAKADTISKSELHKFKIKIMGELVSNGVQIYQFPTDDEAVAEINAVMNAHLPFAVVGSTEEVKVGNKLVRARQYPWGVVQVENENHCDFVKLREMLIRVNMEDLREQTHSRHYELYRRCKLEEMGFQDSDGDSQPFSLQETYEAKRKEFLSELQRKEEEMRQMFVNKVKETELELKEKERELHEKFEHLKRVHQEEKRKVEEKRRELEEETNAFNRRKDAVEALQSQALHATSQQPLRKDKDKKNRSDIGVHQSGMSLSSSKVMMTKASVEPLNCSSWWPAIQCCSCLVRDATWREGFL
- the SEPTIN8 gene encoding septin-8 isoform X4 is translated as MGRTQPVDTLNAEPEPRSLSLGGHVGFDSLPDQLVSKSVTQGFSFNILCVGETGIGKSTLMNTLFNTTFETEEASHHEECVRLRPQTYDLQESNVQLKLTIVDAVGFGDQINKDESYRPIVDYIDAQFENYLQEELKIRRSLFDYHDTRIHVCLYFITPTGHSLKSLDLVTMKKLDSKVNIIPIIAKADTISKSELHKFKIKIMGELVSNGVQIYQFPTDDEAVAEINAVMNAHLPFAVVGSTEEVKVGNKLVRARQYPWGVVQVENENHCDFVKLREMLIRVNMEDLREQTHSRHYELYRRCKLEEMGFQDSDGDSQPFSLQETYEAKRKEFLSELQRKEEEMRQMFVNKVKETELELKEKERELHEKFEHLKRVHQEEKRKVEEKRRELEEETNAFNRRKDAVEALQSQALHATSQQPLRKDKDKKKSDIGVHQSGMSLSSSKVMMTKASVEPLNCSSWWPAIQCCSCLVRDATWREGFL
- the SEPTIN8 gene encoding septin-8 isoform X6 is translated as MGRTQPVDTLNAEPEPRSLSLGGHVGFDSLPDQLVSKSVTQGFSFNILCVGETGIGKSTLMNTLFNTTFETEEASHHEECVRLRPQTYDLQESNVQLKLTIVDAVGFGDQINKDERPIVDYIDAQFENYLQEELKIRRSLFDYHDTRIHVCLYFITPTGHSLKSLDLVTMKKLDSKVNIIPIIAKADTISKSELHKFKIKIMGELVSNGVQIYQFPTDDEAVAEINAVMNAHLPFAVVGSTEEVKVGNKLVRARQYPWGVVQVENENHCDFVKLREMLIRVNMEDLREQTHSRHYELYRRCKLEEMGFQDSDGDSQPFSLQETYEAKRKEFLSELQRKEEEMRQMFVNKVKETELELKEKERELHEKFEHLKRVHQEEKRKVEEKRRELEEETNAFNRRKDAVEALQSQALHATSQQPLRKDKDKKNRSDIGVHQSGMSLSSSKVMMTKASVEPLNCSSWWPAIQCCSCLVRDATWREGFL
- the SEPTIN8 gene encoding septin-8 isoform X8 encodes the protein MAATDLERFPNAEPEPRSLSLGGHVGFDSLPDQLVSKSVTQGFSFNILCVGETGIGKSTLMNTLFNTTFETEEASHHEECVRLRPQTYDLQESNVQLKLTIVDAVGFGDQINKDESYRPIVDYIDAQFENYLQEELKIRRSLFDYHDTRIHVCLYFITPTGHSLKSLDLVTMKKLDSKVNIIPIIAKADTISKSELHKFKIKIMGELVSNGVQIYQFPTDDEAVAEINAVMNAHLPFAVVGSTEEVKVGNKLVRARQYPWGVVQVENENHCDFVKLREMLIRVNMEDLREQTHSRHYELYRRCKLEEMGFQDSDGDSQPFSLQETYEAKRKEFLSELQRKEEEMRQMFVNKVKETELELKEKERELHEKFEHLKRVHQEEKRKVEEKRRELEEETNAFNRRKDAVEALQSQALHATSQQPLRKDKDKKKASGWSSIYSVTIP
- the SEPTIN8 gene encoding septin-8 isoform X12 translates to MAATDLERFPNAEPEPRSLSLGGHVGFDSLPDQLVSKSVTQGFSFNILCVGETGIGKSTLMNTLFNTTFETEEASHHEECVRLRPQTYDLQESNVQLKLTIVDAVGFGDQINKDESYRPIVDYIDAQFENYLQEELKIRRSLFDYHDTRIHVCLYFITPTGHSLKSLDLVTMKKLDSKVNIIPIIAKADTISKSELHKFKIKIMGELVSNGVQIYQFPTDDEAVAEINAVMNAHLPFAVVGSTEEVKVGNKLVRARQYPWGVVQVENENHCDFVKLREMLIRVNMEDLREQTHSRHYELYRRCKLEEMGFQDSDGDSQPFSLQETYEAKRKEFLSELQRKEEEMRQMFVNKVKETELELKEKERELHEKFEHLKRVHQEEKRKVEEKRRELEEETNAFNRRKDAVEALQSQALHATSQQPLRKDKDKKN
- the SEPTIN8 gene encoding septin-8 isoform X1, producing the protein MAATDLERFPNAEPEPRSLSLGGHVGFDSLPDQLVSKSVTQGFSFNILCVGETGIGKSTLMNTLFNTTFETEEASHHEECVRLRPQTYDLQESNVQLKLTIVDAVGFGDQINKDESYRPIVDYIDAQFENYLQEELKIRRSLFDYHDTRIHVCLYFITPTGHSLKSLDLVTMKKLDSKVNIIPIIAKADTISKSELHKFKIKIMGELVSNGVQIYQFPTDDEAVAEINAVMNAHLPFAVVGSTEEVKVGNKLVRARQYPWGVVQVENENHCDFVKLREMLIRVNMEDLREQTHSRHYELYRRCKLEEMGFQDSDGDSQPFSLQETYEAKRKEFLSELQRKEEEMRQMFVNKVKETELELKEKERELHEKFEHLKRVHQEEKRKVEEKRRELEEETNAFNRRKDAVEALQSQALHATSQQPLRKDKDKKNRSDIGVHQSGMSLSSSKVMMTKASVEPLNCSSWWPAIQCCSCLVRDATWREGFL